From the genome of Bos indicus x Bos taurus breed Angus x Brahman F1 hybrid chromosome 19, Bos_hybrid_MaternalHap_v2.0, whole genome shotgun sequence:
ATTCTTAGAACAAGAGGAAAGTATGGGGAGggagccaagcaggagacctTCACTTTTGCCTTAACTTTGGTCTTCATCCAATGTGTGGTCAATGCTGTGTTTGCCAAGATCTGTGAGTACTTAGATAATAATCTGTTTTGTGTCCCCTTCCCTATGTATCCTAGGCATTAGGTCTAACTCTCAAGACCCTCAACCCCTTTAGTGCTAACAACAGCCTCTCTATTAGACTTATAAAATGAGTGGCTTTGGAAAAAGGTGGGATTCTGTTTCCTTAAACTAAATCAATTTCTCCATCAGAAATGTGCAGAGAATGGATCTGTATTCCGGATCCCCAtgagaatatttaaaactttttctttgtctttttggttttcctttttgtgtCGGCTCTCTTTGTTCCCTGGGGGCTAGCAGCAGGGCTGACTAGTCCCTTGATCTGAATGAAcatccaccccccgccccccaccgctCCCCTGCATGAGGTCTTGTGTTAGGTTTAGATGGGGTTGGAGAGTTGGAGAATCTTCAGAGATTTCCCAATCTAAGAGGACAGAAATAGTTCTAAGTACTTCTCATCTTATTTGACAGATAAATTCCTTTCATGTGGCTTTGACTTTTGCTCAGTGGTCCATCCTAGGCCCACCAACTTTCtcttgtgtgtttgtttcttttgtcttctccCAGTGATCCAGTTTTTTGACACTGCCAGAGTGGATCGTACTCGGAGCTGGCTCTATGCTGCGTGTTCTGTCTCCTATCTGGGTGCTATGGTCTCCAGCAACTCAGCACTACAGTTTGTCAACTACCCAACTCAGGTGAAACCTCAGGGTGGGGTGAGGGTTGGCTCAGAAGTTCAAAAGGATGAAAGATTCTTCCCTCAGGTCTATGACTTAAATAAAAGGAGAATGTGTCTGGGAAATTAAGAGTGTGAAGAACCACAGATCTGAAATTTAGTGATAGTGGGTGGGCTGTGATAGAGCCGTTTTCTGAGGCTACAGTCTCTGGTGCAGGCCCCACGCTAACTTACTCATCTTATGTAGCACCTAGTTCAGTACCTGGCATGTCAAAGACGCTCAGAAATTATTTTTGCTCAATTTAATTTCAGGTCCTTGGTAAATCCTGCAAGCCCATCCCAGGTAAGCAGAAGAAGATGGTCACTGTCATCCATCCTGTCTTCCTCTAGTGAGCTTGATCCTCCTCTGCTAGGGCTCTATTCCTCTGAGCTTTGTCATCTCACCATTGCTATCTCTAGGGACCTCCCTGCATCCCTTCCTCCTGCCCATCCTGTCATCTGTATCACTTCCTGTTGTGTTGGGTGTTCATTAGCTGGTAATCCTCACTGTGAGCTAGAAGCTGACCTCATCTGCTTCACATGGTCAGTCGTTTTGGTGGCCTACATTGTATTAGATACcctaaatcccatttgatcatcAGTTTCCTTATTCTCAATTTCTCATTCTTCCCTACTGCCCCACCTTTGCCAGGTTCCTTCCTGGAGCCTTTGTTCTCTACGTTTCTCTGCTTTATATTCTTCGTTCAATCTTGTTGCACAGTCATCTCTACGTAGGTGCTAGTcttgcactctcctctttttgTCCTCTGTCAGCTCTCCTTCTCAGACATTCTTTTTTCCCCACGAGTCTTTGGCTCCTAGGAGATTATTGGTCTCAACAGTGCCTATGGGTGCCTGAATTTTCCACCCTGTTTCTTCTCTGTAGTCATGCTCCTTGGAGTGACCCTCTTGAAGAAGAAGTACCCAATGGCCAAGTACCTGTGTGTGTTGCTAATTGTGGCTGGAGTGGCCCTTTTCATGTACAAACCCAAAAAAGTAGTCGGGATAGAAGAACACACAATTGGCTATGGAGAGCTGCTCCTGGTATGTAATCCTGTTGGGAAAGGAAGCCTTTTCCAGTAACCTTAACAGGAATATCCACCCCCTGCACATACAGAAGGCCAGTTATATGCTTTGAGAGAGATAAGTGATGTTTCCTGCCCCCCGTTTCTGGTTTTTGTCTCTTGCTGCAGCGTCCTTGGCTCTGCTGAGGCTGTAGTGGGGAGCCTAGAATATTTCACAGCAGTTCAGCTCTCCTTCTGGAGAAGAGATAACTCTGAGGCCTGTGTCTAAATGCTGCTGTGAGGTCCCTGAGACCTGAGAGtaaagaggaaaggagcagtgtgTCTCTCATTGGCTTTCCGAGAAACCTGGAAGCCAGAGTTTAAAATGATAGTATATAGCCAGCTAAGCCAACCATGCTCTTTTCCCCATGGGGGCCCAGTGTGCAGTGGCTGCAAACAGCAGCCTCCCTGGTAGTGTATGCAGCCTGTTGCCTGTACAGATTGCCCTAAGGGACCTTGGAGATAACTCTGGCCAGTGGACATTCATGACTGGCATGCTGTCCCCAATCTAGGCTCCAGATAGATATGCGTGGTGCCTTTGGAAAGCCTAGGGCACAGTGGCCAGAGTCCACTTTGGCCAAGTTATAATGTCTATTCACACCAAGCTGCAGAACAAGGGGCATATGATTGAGGCCCTCCACAGGGCCAAGTTCAAGTTCCTGGCCACCAGAAGATCCACATCGCCAAGAAGTAGAGATTTACTAAGTTTAACGCAGATGAATTTGAAACCGTGGTGGCAGAAAAGCGGCTCCTCCCACATGGCTGTGGGGTCAAATACACCCCTAATCGTGGTCCTCTGGACAAAGGGCCCTGCGCTCATGAGGGCGctgtcccctccttcctcctgcccACCAATAACTCCTACTTCctgtcaaaaaataataatactatagTAGCTATTGCCCACTAGGTATTAGGTACTGTTCCAAGGGTTCTACATgaaaattagttaatttttacAATAACTTCATAACTTAGTattaatctccattttacagatgaagaaaatgaggcaaaGAAAAGTTAAATCGTTTGCCCGTGGCCACATGGCTGTTAATTGGCAGAGTTAATGgctaacttgggcttcccaggtggcactaggggtaaagaatccgcctgccaatgcaggttagacttcacagacacaggttcaatccctgggttggaaagatcccctggagtaggaaatggcaacccactccagtattcttgcctgggaaatcccatggacagaggagcctggcgggctacagtccatggggtcccaaggagttggATATTACTGAACAAATTATGTCCAATATTGCCCTGGATTCTAATCCGACAATGTGACCACAGAATCCAATCTCTGAAGCACTGGACTCCCAAGCCAGGAGGCTAACATTCTGGGATTAGATTTCCTCTCTCCACCTTTAGTGGAAGAATGTGTGTGGCTCACCATGGCCTATTCTAGGCccctgcatgccaggcttcacggCATTGAGTTGAGAAGTGTTAGGCTTCCTGCCCTGCTCTGATCACGTTACATctgtgtggctcagatcaccTGTCCTTCCggtgctgggggcaggagggagcccACGTGGTTTCTTGTCATCCTCTGCTTGTGGGCAAATGGCAGCGTTTTGTTCTGAGGACTCTGTCTTTAGGCTGCGGCTTTCTGAGGGATCTCAGAAAAGTGAGAGGTCTGTTTCCTGAGTTGGGGAGGGCCCCAGTGGCCTTCTCACTGCAGCCTGTACTCTTTCTTTCCCAGCTCTTGTCTCTAACCCTCGATGGACTGACCGGTGTTTCCCAGGACCACATGCGAGCTCACTACCAAACAGGCTCCAACCACATGATGCTGAACATCAACCTTTGGTCGACACTGCTGCTGGGAGCTGGTAAGGAGTGGTTCTGCTATTCTTCCCATGTATCAGCAGAGGGCAGACTGCCTTCATCCACTTAATCTCTAGCTCTGGTGCCAGCTGTGCTCTTTGCCCAGGCCAAAGGTCAGCCTCAGTTCTCAGATGCCTTATTGTCCAAGCCCTTGAGAAGCCGTCTTAGAGAAACTTGCACCAGTCAGCTCTGCCTGCTGCTTGTACTGGCACAATCAGGAGTAGATCTGTGTCAGGTGTCATGGGAAGACGCACAGTAGCAAAACGCAGGGGTGCCCTGGGAACTCACCCTTCTCTGAGGTAGATGAGACATTAGTCTGTGGTGAATACTGAAGATTGTTCAAACATGGATGTGTTTGCTTTTAAATCAGGgctttctaacttttttttcaaatctggGCACACACAGGGAGTATTTTTCATACAACACACTAGGGTTAACAGAGGAGGCTGTGGATGGCTGGAATTGACCAGTGCTTGGGGCTGCCTTGAGCTGGGGATGTGTGGATCAGTATCTTCACAGCATCTGAGGTTCGCTTCTTTCTGTCACTTTGACAGAAGTAACTCATTAACTTTTAAGTATTTCCCAGAAGagtctttagtttctctattcAGAAAAATAGGAGATGCTTGATGGGACAATACAAACTCACGCCATACATTTCCCCTTGCCCTACCCCCCTTCAGAGTGCTTCGCAGGGCTCTGCAGGTGTATGCGTGAGTGTGGCCACACAGGGTGCACCGTTCATCTTTGGGTGCTTTTTCCTAGGAATCCTGTTCACCGGGGAGCTCTGGGAGTTCTTGAGCTTTGCCGAAAGGTACCCTACCATCGTCTATAACATCCTTCTCTTTGGCCTGACTAGTGCCCTGGGCCAGGTGAGTGCCTTGATGGGTGATGGCTTGGCTTCCCCAAGAGGGACTGGCCTGGctgggagaagagggtggcaagatCAGCTGTGATGTCCTGTTACAGACTTTCCTTGGTAGAGACTCAGGAACCAGCCTGactttgtctttctgtctttctctagAGCTTCATCTTCATGACAGTTGTGTATTTCGGTCCCCTGACCTGCTCCATCATCACCACAACTCGAAAGTTCTTCACCATTTTGGCCTCTGTGATCCTCTTCGCCAACCCCATCAGCCCCATGCAGTGGGTGGGCACCGTGCTGGTGTTCTTGGGTAAGTTACATCCAGAGCATGCAGCTCTGGGCCATACAaagggactttattttttttttcccttaatacttgtatattttttaaatgtgttattttagagcagactttttttaaaaaagaagaggaagcatTACCTGTAATCCAGCCTTCCTAAGGAACATTTCATTTGAATGATTTCTTTCCAATGattcttttttccccagataCTGAGCAGGGTAAAATTATTATACTTATTCCCTACTAATTGGCACTGCTGTGGATGAGCTGAGAGAACTAGAAGGTTGACTCTTAAATTTCATTCAGTCTTGCTGtggttttttctttggctgcaccatggagcacacaggatcttagttcccccaccagggatcgaacccgtgctccctgtagtggaagcaagaagtcttaaccactggactgccgggaaAATCCCTGctgtattttatatacacatgtaaTTTATCAGTATCttggtgatttttttcatttgatacTAATCTCTCTTCTCTGAGGAGATTTTATAAAACTGATGTTtgaaaattatagttttatttaaagCTCCAATTTTGGAGACCAAGGCACACCCCACTTCCCATCCTCAAATAATTTGTAGACTTCATTTCTCCCCATAAAGTTAAGCCCATGTTCTCTCTTTCCATAGGTCTCGGTCTTGATGCCAAGTTTGGGAAGGGAGCCAAGAAGACATCCCACTAGGAAGAGAGAGACTACCTCCACTCCAAGAATATTTAAGTTATTTTCTCCAACAGTGACATCTCTTGGGAAAACGGACACAATAGAGATAAAGGACTAGTGTCagtctgggtttttttgtttttgttgttgttattttttaaagaagcaaaatcACATATTCTAAAAAAAGCATTTGGATTTTAACAAGACAGTTGGCCATTTCTGTTCTTGACGACCAGGAGCACAGTCTCACACAAaacaagagggaaagagaagaggcaGAGCTTGGTGTTCATGACCCAATCTGCTCCCACGTGGGTGTGGTTAACGTGGCTGGGTGGCTGGTTCCCCCAAGAACTGTTGCGCTTATGGCCTCTATTCCCACAGGCGAAGGTCTAAATACGCTAGAACAGGTAGGTGTCTGTGAGAGCTAGAGAGTGTAAAAAGCACTTTATCTCTTAAAGCTCTGATgggcaaatatttcttaaaaaactgcaGATATATTCTCTCCTCAAGAAACTTCTCTTGAGGTTGAGATGAAACGAGCCCAGAGCCTCAGAGTCTGCTGCGTTTTGACATTTCCCCATTTCCTCCCCTTCAACCAAAGCTCAACCAAAACGAGAGCGGAGACCCAGTGTGCATGTCGTGAACAGCTTTGGAAGGTCTGCCTCCCTCCTTCTACCTCCGTGTCTGTTCTCAGTCATCTCGGTCCCCTCCTGGGGAGGCTGGGTTAATCCTCCCTTGTCCTCTTCAGCTGCTAAAGCCTTGCAGGCCTCTGCCATCCTGGCGGTGCCCTGGTATTCCCATGCCAGCTCCTGCCTGTTGAAAGGGATGCTGGCTGAAGGCACAGTGGTTGAGTCCTGGCATAGAGCTGCTGTTGAGTTTTCTGGGTGGCAGTGGGGGGAGAAGGCGGAGCATGGAGCAGAGCCACCTGCCCACTGCTGCCTTCGGAGTTGGAAATCGCTATCCTCCGTGGACCAAACTTTACACATGAAAGTGCATTTCCACCAGCTGCAACTTTCACTCCATCTGTTCAGCAGCCCCAGCCCCTTGGCTCTCCAGATGGGCGCCCAGCCTCCTTCCTGCGCTGCTGCCTTCCCACCCCCTGCACCCAGCCTTTCAAGCCTGGCTCAGTTGCACTCGTCTCTCTCTCTTGGGGCCCTGGGTGTCACTGCAGCTCTGCCCTGAAAGGCCCCCTCTCATTTTGAACTCCTCCTTGAGAAGAGAGGTTTTAAATGCATCTGGCTgaacttccttcttttctccacccctttcttttctctgtttctcatcCTGAAAGTCGCATCAATTAGCTCCTTACCTACTGGACTGATAGTTCTTCCAAACTCTCTTCTGTGGATTAGTTAGGCAGTGAGAGCATGTTACCAGGGCCAGGGGCCTATTTAGCAGTCCTTACCTGGGCCTggtgtttctttgttttgggtttttaaaaaataattgtttatttgtctgtgctggatcttagcagtggcacgcaggatctttagttgcagcatgtgggatatagttccctgaccaggaatcaaacccaggacctctgcgttgggagcatggagtcttagccattgaaccaccagggaagtccctgggcctGGTGTTTTAACAAGAGACATTTTCCCAGTTATCAGGCCAGTCCCCTCCACCTCTACCCTCTGCCTTACCCAACCAGGGGTCTCAGGCACACCTCATACTAGTCACCAAGAGAAGGAAGGATTTCCAACAGCTCAGCATGGCTGTCACCTGATACTAGAGCAAGGCTGTCCTATCCTCGGAGAGCCAGGAGCCCAGTTCTGGTATATTCATTCGGTTCTTTGCCTGTTCTTCTAATCCTTCTGTATGCCACATCCTATGGACATGCTGGGAGTTCAAAGTTGACTAGGATCAGTAGTTACCCTCTAGGGTCTAACAGGGAGTCGGGTAGATAAATCATTGCATCTCAGAAATGCAGAGCTAACAACAAAGGTGTCTGGGCAAGG
Proteins encoded in this window:
- the SLC35B1 gene encoding solute carrier family 35 member B1 gives rise to the protein MRPLSPVGDVRLDLSPPPLPAVSGSPVGSSGRLMAASSSLVPDRLRLPLCFLGVFVCYFYYGILQEKITRGKYGEGAKQETFTFALTLVFIQCVVNAVFAKILIQFFDTARVDRTRSWLYAACSVSYLGAMVSSNSALQFVNYPTQVLGKSCKPIPVMLLGVTLLKKKYPMAKYLCVLLIVAGVALFMYKPKKVVGIEEHTIGYGELLLLLSLTLDGLTGVSQDHMRAHYQTGSNHMMLNINLWSTLLLGAGILFTGELWEFLSFAERYPTIVYNILLFGLTSALGQSFIFMTVVYFGPLTCSIITTTRKFFTILASVILFANPISPMQWVGTVLVFLGLGLDAKFGKGAKKTSH